The genomic interval AAACGGTTTACTTTCTTTACTGACCCCGATGGATTACCTCTGGAATTATATGAAGCATAGAAACAGACTTCACCTACTATTTTTCGTTTCTGAAATGCCGGCAAGCCGACAGAAGCTGGTTGCAAGTGAGAAAAGAAACTTCATACATTTAAAATAACAGCAGACCTTCCCATGATAACACATGATATTGTAAGCACAATCGGACAATTCTCTGCTACAGAAATAGCCTTGTTTGAAAAACACACCACAAGAGAAACATTCAATAAAAATGATATTCTATTAAATGAGGGCGAAATTTGTCAGTCTGTTTACTTTGTTGAATCAGGCTGTTTCTTTCAGTTTCAGTTGAATGAAATCACTGAAACTATTATTGACCTGCATCTGCCAAAAGAGTGGGTATTTAATCACCAGAGTATCATAGCACAATCACTGTCAAAGACAGTGATTAAGGCTTTTAGCAGATCAGAGGTAGTTAAACTAAGTTTAAGCAGCTTGCATCATTTAATAGCTACATCTCAAGCCTTTTTGCAATTCGGGAGAATTTTCAATCAGGTGAATGACCGGACGTATCTTTTTGATAACTCATTAAATCCCGCACAAAAGTATGCGTACATACAAGAAGCTAAACCCCAGATCGCACAACTGTTTCCGATAAAAATGATTGCATCTTACCTTAAAATGGCTCCGGAAACATTGAGCCGCATACGGGCTAACTATTGAATTTCCTGATCTGGATCAAGTGCTATTGAGGGAAGGAATCGCCATTTTTACAGAAAAAACTATGCTGACAGATATTAATCCTAAACTGCCCATGCGTGACAAAGTGGTCACCAGAGATTTTTATATCCAAAAATTAGGCTTTAAAGCTATTGGAAGTGCAGACTATGATGGGTATCTGATGGTGCAAAAAGACAAGATACAAATTCATTTTTTTGAGTTTAAAGAACTTGATCCTCATGAAAATTACGGACAAGTGTATATCCGGACAGATAATATAGACGCATTGTATCAATCTATGCTGGACACCGGGCTACCTATACATCCTAATGGAAGTTTGCAAACAAAACCCTGGGGACAAAAAGAATTCTCGATGCTCGACCCGGATAATAATCTGCTTACGTTCGGACAGAGCGTATAAAATTTAAGTCATTGGGTGATACAATAAGACTACTAATCAATGACTATTGGCCAATGAATTTCCTGTGGCTTTCCTGAATAAAAATACTTATCATTGTAAATTGTCTTAATTTTCTCAACCCAATTTACGGATGGAGTACCTCAGAGGAATAATCGGGATTATCGTCCTGGTTTCAATTGCTTTTGTTTTTTCAGGAAATAAACGGGCTATTGACTGGAAACTGGTAGGAACTGGTATTTTGCTGCAGATTATTTTTGGGTTTCTGGTGATTAAAGTGCCAGCAGCTCAGGCTGTTTTTGGAGCGATCAGCCGCGGGTTCGTCATTTTCCTTGATTTCTCAAAAGCGGGCGCTGAATTTATTTTTGGTGAACTGGCTAAAAATTATGCACCAGATGATCCCAATGCCAAACACCAGCTCGGGCTTATTTTTGCTTTTCAGGTACTGCCTACCATTATTTTCTTCTCTACTGTTTCTGCCGGCTTGTATTACCTTGGTGTGCTTCAGAAGATTGTATATGGCATTGCCTGGGTAATGGCCAAAACAATGCGTTTATCCGGGGCAGAAAGTTTATCGGCCGCTGGTAATATTTTTATGGGGCAAACAGAAGCACCCTTACTAGTTCGCCCTTTTGTGCCCAGAATGACAAAGTCAGAACTGCTCTGCCTGATGACTGGCGGGATGGCGACTATTGCCGGAGGTGTACTGGCGGCGTATGTGGCATTTCTGGGCGGCGATGATCCGGTACAACGGGCTGCCTTTGCGGCGCATTTATTAAGTGCTTCTATTATGAACGCTCCTGCTGGTATAGTCATGTCGAAGATGTTGTTGCCAGAAACAGAATACGACAAAATTGATACAGAACTGAAAGTAAATAAAGAAAGCCTGGGTGTAAACCTGATCGATGCC from Rhodocytophaga rosea carries:
- a CDS encoding Crp/Fnr family transcriptional regulator — its product is MITHDIVSTIGQFSATEIALFEKHTTRETFNKNDILLNEGEICQSVYFVESGCFFQFQLNEITETIIDLHLPKEWVFNHQSIIAQSLSKTVIKAFSRSEVVKLSLSSLHHLIATSQAFLQFGRIFNQVNDRTYLFDNSLNPAQKYAYIQEAKPQIAQLFPIKMIASYLKMAPETLSRIRANY
- a CDS encoding bleomycin resistance protein, with the protein product MLTDINPKLPMRDKVVTRDFYIQKLGFKAIGSADYDGYLMVQKDKIQIHFFEFKELDPHENYGQVYIRTDNIDALYQSMLDTGLPIHPNGSLQTKPWGQKEFSMLDPDNNLLTFGQSV
- a CDS encoding NupC/NupG family nucleoside CNT transporter, with the protein product MEYLRGIIGIIVLVSIAFVFSGNKRAIDWKLVGTGILLQIIFGFLVIKVPAAQAVFGAISRGFVIFLDFSKAGAEFIFGELAKNYAPDDPNAKHQLGLIFAFQVLPTIIFFSTVSAGLYYLGVLQKIVYGIAWVMAKTMRLSGAESLSAAGNIFMGQTEAPLLVRPFVPRMTKSELLCLMTGGMATIAGGVLAAYVAFLGGDDPVQRAAFAAHLLSASIMNAPAGIVMSKMLLPETEYDKIDTELKVNKESLGVNLIDAMSTGAADGLKLALNVGGMLLAFIAVIAFVNYMLINLVGSWTGLNEWVQTSSNGSFQNFSLEYILGQVFRLLAFVMGVEWKDTLEVGSLLGQKTVINEFVGYLGLAEMKNEGTISPRSIIIATYALCGFSNFSSIAIQIGGIGSMAPNQQGNLSRLGMTALLGATLACMMSATVAGALVGDGQ